A part of Acidobacteriota bacterium genomic DNA contains:
- a CDS encoding PIN domain-containing protein translates to MPAYGRDDLRCPGGSAAADDRNGAGASRGLPVKYLLDVNVLVAWGWSDHVAHEQTAKWIAATAKHRDSRLFTSPIPELGFVRVSVQRTAGRVTVRAAAGALAGMLHSLGAHHAFLPDDQSADRFPEWCFQASRTTDAHLLELAEAHGARLATLDERIPGAFLVPGLPE, encoded by the coding sequence GTGCCCGCATACGGGCGCGATGATCTTCGCTGCCCCGGAGGATCAGCCGCCGCTGACGACAGAAACGGTGCGGGAGCTTCTCGCGGACTTCCCGTGAAGTACCTTCTGGACGTCAACGTTCTCGTCGCCTGGGGGTGGTCCGATCATGTCGCCCATGAGCAGACCGCCAAGTGGATCGCCGCTACCGCGAAACACCGGGACTCCAGGTTGTTCACGTCCCCGATCCCGGAACTCGGGTTCGTGCGTGTGTCGGTTCAGCGCACGGCGGGACGCGTCACGGTCCGCGCCGCAGCTGGCGCGCTGGCCGGCATGTTGCACAGTCTCGGCGCGCACCATGCCTTCCTGCCCGATGACCAGTCGGCCGACAGGTTCCCGGAGTGGTGTTTTCAGGCGTCCCGCACGACGGACGCTCACCTTCTGGAGTTGGCCGAGGCGCACGGGGCGAGACTCGCCACGCTCGACGAACGCATTCCCGGAGCGTTCCTCGTCCCCGGCTTGCCCGAGTGA
- a CDS encoding PQQ-binding-like beta-propeller repeat protein, which yields MFHDTTPFTHKDGKCNRSGISWGGRRPKKESVMVTRRRCRAAWSVTGTLVTLGLVAAGLAGQAPEPGRGYPSADWPFTGGNWSSSRYSTLDDISTATVERLGAAWVTRLPGGAASRATAVTQDGVLYLTGGANVFALDARTGEPVWRWEPDPEAGRVPSWQGVALGGDLVFFGTRSGEVVALRKESGDEVWATQAGNDPPTPGETVTTAPMYARGKIFVGVANGDIGGQGRILALDAETGEVEWNFFVVPRPGEFGHDTWPQDNDSWTFGGGGVWLVGTVDPDLGMVYFSTGNPVPMFGGEIREGDNLFTASVLALDMETGERRWHYQVVRHDIWDADIATPLLLYDMTVDGEPVKGVAAMRADGYLFFLDRETGEPLLPIEERPVPQDPHQRTVPTQPFPVRTESILPECSYWRDRVPPPFQLNCSSYTPPSVDEQTVVAPGVPIPLVRVTPLAFSPQTGHIYAQGRAHVGRARRFEDPFVWNTARFHLTLPDAVGILAAVDTRTGSVVWKKEMPSAFLGTSGPLVTAGGLLFRGSPGGQVEAYDMRNGARRWAFRTSEEGSRLRPGPASTYELDGTQYIVVPMGPEIWAFTLDGTVPARGEPSPDPPVDDQPSGPAPRETDTIETATLLENPRGSVGGRRYAFDEHNFNPVRARVTAGDLIQFTNNGEMTHTVSARDGSWTTGTLTPGMSAYLTFDTPGTFLYHCEIHPWAVGEITVVP from the coding sequence ATGTTTCATGACACGACTCCCTTCACGCACAAAGACGGAAAGTGTAACCGTTCAGGTATATCGTGGGGCGGACGGAGACCGAAGAAGGAGAGCGTCATGGTCACACGGAGACGTTGTCGCGCCGCCTGGTCTGTCACCGGAACGCTGGTCACGCTCGGGCTGGTCGCGGCCGGCCTCGCCGGCCAGGCCCCCGAGCCGGGGCGTGGCTATCCTTCGGCCGACTGGCCCTTCACCGGCGGAAACTGGTCCAGCTCGCGCTACTCGACGCTCGACGACATCTCGACCGCCACGGTCGAGCGCCTGGGCGCAGCGTGGGTGACGCGACTGCCCGGCGGCGCGGCGTCGCGCGCGACCGCGGTGACGCAGGATGGCGTCCTCTACCTGACGGGCGGCGCCAATGTCTTCGCGCTCGACGCGCGGACGGGCGAGCCGGTCTGGCGCTGGGAGCCGGACCCAGAGGCGGGGCGCGTGCCGTCGTGGCAGGGCGTCGCACTGGGCGGTGACCTGGTCTTTTTCGGGACGCGGAGCGGAGAAGTCGTCGCGCTGCGGAAGGAGTCCGGTGACGAGGTCTGGGCGACGCAGGCCGGCAACGACCCGCCGACGCCGGGCGAGACCGTGACGACGGCGCCGATGTACGCGCGCGGCAAGATCTTCGTCGGCGTCGCGAACGGCGACATTGGCGGGCAAGGGCGCATCCTCGCGCTCGACGCGGAGACGGGCGAGGTGGAGTGGAACTTCTTCGTCGTCCCGCGTCCGGGCGAGTTCGGCCACGACACCTGGCCGCAGGACAACGACAGTTGGACGTTCGGCGGCGGAGGCGTCTGGCTGGTCGGCACCGTCGATCCGGACCTGGGGATGGTCTACTTCTCGACCGGCAATCCGGTGCCGATGTTCGGCGGCGAGATCCGCGAAGGCGACAACCTGTTCACCGCGTCGGTCCTCGCACTCGACATGGAGACGGGCGAACGGCGGTGGCACTACCAGGTGGTCCGGCATGACATCTGGGACGCCGACATCGCCACGCCGCTGCTGCTGTACGACATGACGGTCGACGGGGAGCCGGTCAAGGGGGTTGCGGCGATGCGGGCCGACGGCTACCTGTTCTTCCTCGACCGCGAAACCGGCGAGCCGCTGCTGCCGATCGAGGAGCGTCCGGTGCCGCAGGATCCGCACCAGCGGACCGTACCCACGCAGCCGTTTCCCGTCCGGACCGAGAGCATCCTCCCGGAGTGCTCCTATTGGCGCGATCGCGTGCCGCCGCCCTTCCAACTCAACTGCAGCAGCTACACGCCGCCGTCGGTCGACGAGCAGACCGTCGTCGCGCCGGGCGTGCCGATTCCGCTGGTGCGGGTCACGCCGCTGGCGTTCTCGCCGCAGACCGGCCACATCTACGCGCAGGGACGGGCGCACGTCGGCCGCGCGCGTCGCTTCGAAGATCCGTTCGTCTGGAACACGGCCAGATTCCACCTGACCCTGCCGGACGCGGTCGGGATCCTCGCCGCCGTCGACACCCGCACCGGCAGCGTCGTCTGGAAGAAGGAGATGCCGAGCGCGTTTCTCGGCACGAGCGGTCCCCTCGTCACGGCCGGCGGCCTCCTGTTCCGGGGCTCCCCCGGCGGGCAGGTGGAGGCGTACGACATGCGGAACGGCGCGCGCCGCTGGGCGTTCCGGACCAGCGAGGAAGGCTCGCGGTTACGGCCCGGCCCCGCATCGACCTACGAGCTGGATGGGACGCAGTACATTGTCGTCCCGATGGGACCCGAGATCTGGGCGTTCACGCTCGACGGCACGGTGCCGGCGCGCGGCGAGCCGTCGCCGGATCCGCCGGTGGACGATCAGCCGAGCGGCCCCGCCCCGCGCGAGACGGATACCATCGAGACCGCCACGCTGCTCGAGAATCCACGGGGATCGGTCGGCGGCCGCCGCTACGCATTCGACGAACACAACTTCAACCCGGTCCGGGCCCGCGTCACGGCCGGCGACCTGATCCAGTTCACCAACAACGGCGAGATGACGCACACGGTGTCGGCGCGCGACGGAAGCTGGACCACCGGCACGCTCACGCCGGGGATGTCGGCCTACCTCACCTTCGACACGCCGGGCACGTTCCTCTACCACTGTGAAATTCATCCTTGGGCCGTGGGGGAGATCACCGTTGTTCCGTAA
- a CDS encoding PQQ-binding-like beta-propeller repeat protein, which translates to MRPFPRPVFGVVAACLLLAGALVSAQSPVDDYTPVTEQMLVDPPASDWLMWRRTYNHWGHSPLDQIDATNVGDLKLAWAWTMAEGLQETTPLVHDGIMFLVQACDYVEALDVRDGTRLWEYRRPRVEHAATLACANRNGTLYDDKLFIGTHDAHLVALDARTGEVVWDETVGDWEVGQHYSGGPQIIKGRVVAGMSGCYFINTRCWISAHDAETGEEVWRTYTIPRAGEFGYDSWGDIPDELRRGGSSWNAPSYDPELNLIYAGVGVPIPWGSVQRGTGDGDVLYTNSTLAIDADTGEIVWYFQHTPNDEWDLDHPYARLVVETEVSPDPDEVEWLNGGINPGSRRKIVTGIPGKTGIVWALDAATGAFLWAEPTNAQNVVADVDAESRRVILNEDLKFPQVGEPVFVCPSLTGGINWNATAYHPGTNALYAPTNNVCMTLTLNEFRDRTGYHHGSARATREVAPDVDGQVGMLTAMDMATGETRWVHRQRAGIGGSVLTTGGGLVFVTDDARRFRAFDAETGDVLWEQILNSSAGGFPVSYMHDGVQYIAIAAGGGVQYRMVTPEIQQPPRGNILWVFRLR; encoded by the coding sequence ATGCGACCGTTCCCTCGACCCGTCTTCGGCGTAGTCGCGGCCTGCCTCCTGCTCGCGGGAGCGCTCGTTTCGGCACAGTCGCCCGTCGACGACTACACGCCGGTCACCGAACAGATGCTCGTCGACCCGCCGGCGAGCGACTGGCTGATGTGGCGGCGGACCTACAACCACTGGGGGCACAGCCCTCTCGACCAGATCGACGCGACCAACGTCGGCGACCTGAAACTCGCCTGGGCGTGGACCATGGCCGAAGGCCTGCAGGAGACCACGCCCCTCGTGCACGACGGCATCATGTTCCTGGTGCAGGCGTGCGACTACGTCGAGGCGCTCGACGTTCGCGACGGCACCCGCCTGTGGGAGTATCGCCGGCCGCGGGTCGAGCACGCCGCAACGCTCGCCTGCGCGAACCGCAACGGGACGCTCTACGACGACAAGCTGTTCATCGGCACCCACGACGCCCACCTGGTGGCGCTCGACGCGCGCACCGGTGAGGTGGTGTGGGACGAGACGGTGGGCGACTGGGAGGTCGGCCAGCACTATTCCGGCGGCCCGCAGATCATCAAGGGCCGGGTGGTGGCCGGAATGTCGGGTTGCTATTTCATCAATACGCGCTGCTGGATCTCGGCCCACGACGCCGAGACCGGCGAGGAGGTGTGGCGCACGTACACGATTCCCCGCGCCGGCGAGTTCGGCTACGACAGTTGGGGTGACATCCCTGACGAGCTGCGGCGCGGCGGCTCCTCGTGGAATGCGCCGAGCTACGACCCGGAGCTGAACCTGATCTACGCCGGCGTCGGCGTGCCGATTCCGTGGGGCTCGGTGCAGCGCGGCACCGGCGACGGGGACGTCCTCTACACCAACTCGACCCTCGCGATCGACGCCGACACGGGCGAAATCGTGTGGTACTTCCAGCACACGCCGAACGACGAATGGGATCTCGACCATCCCTACGCCCGGCTCGTGGTCGAGACCGAGGTGTCGCCGGACCCCGACGAGGTGGAATGGCTGAACGGCGGGATCAACCCAGGCTCGCGGCGCAAGATCGTGACCGGCATCCCGGGCAAGACCGGCATCGTCTGGGCGCTCGACGCCGCCACCGGGGCGTTTCTCTGGGCCGAGCCGACGAACGCGCAGAACGTGGTCGCCGACGTCGATGCAGAGAGCCGTCGCGTGATCCTCAACGAGGACCTCAAGTTTCCCCAGGTCGGCGAGCCGGTTTTCGTCTGCCCGAGCCTGACCGGCGGCATCAACTGGAATGCGACCGCCTATCACCCGGGCACCAACGCCTTGTACGCACCGACCAACAACGTCTGCATGACCCTGACCCTCAACGAGTTCCGTGACCGCACGGGCTACCACCACGGGTCGGCGCGCGCCACGCGCGAGGTGGCCCCGGACGTCGACGGGCAGGTCGGCATGCTCACCGCGATGGACATGGCAACCGGCGAGACGCGGTGGGTCCATCGCCAGCGGGCCGGCATCGGCGGTTCCGTCCTGACCACGGGTGGTGGGCTGGTGTTCGTCACCGATGACGCGCGGCGCTTCCGGGCCTTCGACGCGGAGACCGGCGACGTCCTCTGGGAGCAGATCCTCAATTCGAGCGCCGGCGGCTTCCCGGTCAGCTACATGCACGACGGCGTGCAGTACATCGCCATCGCGGCCGGGGGCGGGGTCCAGTACCGAATGGTCACCCCGGAGATCCAGCAGCCGCCGCGCGGCAACATCCTCTGGGTGTTCCGGCTTCGCTAG
- a CDS encoding PQQ-binding-like beta-propeller repeat protein — protein sequence MRGLQWRLGVALTAAIAVTPAGPAGQAPEAGRGYPDGAWPLVGGNWSSSRHTSLDDINLDNVERLGGAWVTALPDGAASRATPVMQDGVLYLTAGANVFAIDARTGEVVWRWQPPEDEPLMVPSWQGVGLGEGLVFTGLRSAQVMALRQDTGEVAWITSVGSQPRREGEGVTSAPMYARGQVFVGLANGDSGGQGRVIALDAATGETQWTFFVVPRPGEFGHDTWPQDNENWRLGGGGVWLVGTVDPDLGLVYFSTGNPVPMFGGEIRAGDNLFTASVLALDMETGERRWHYQVVRHDIWDADIATPLLLYEAQVDGEPRKALAAMRADGYLFLFDRETGEPLVPIEERAVPQDAFLHTAPTQPFPVGAESILPDCSFWRDRVPPPFELNCSTYTPPSADDHTVVAPGAPIPRVRVTPMSFSPDTGYIYAQGHAHVGRARRFEDPWLSRPSGGHISLPDPIGIMAAVDPRTNRVVWKQEVPTPLLGTSGPLTTAGGLMFRGSPGGQVEAYDARTGERVWAFQTTPAGARVRPGPAAAYELDGEQFIAIAMGRELWAFGLGGAVAARGEVPADPWADLPPSGPALRRTEAIETATLLENPSWSVGGRRYAVDEHAFNPVRALVTVGASVRFVNNGEMSHTVAARDGSWSTGPLLPATWEVVTFDEPGTFVYHCTEHPWMIGEITVEP from the coding sequence GGCTGGCCGCGGCTATCCGGACGGCGCGTGGCCCCTGGTCGGCGGCAACTGGTCGAGCTCGCGCCACACGTCCCTCGACGACATCAACCTGGACAACGTTGAACGGTTGGGCGGCGCCTGGGTCACGGCCCTCCCGGACGGCGCGGCATCGCGCGCGACACCGGTGATGCAGGACGGCGTCCTCTACCTGACGGCGGGCGCCAACGTGTTCGCCATCGACGCCCGGACCGGCGAGGTCGTCTGGCGCTGGCAACCGCCGGAAGACGAGCCGCTGATGGTTCCGTCCTGGCAGGGCGTGGGGCTGGGAGAGGGCCTGGTCTTCACCGGTCTGCGCAGCGCGCAGGTGATGGCCCTGCGTCAGGACACCGGCGAGGTGGCGTGGATCACGTCGGTGGGCAGCCAGCCGCGGCGGGAGGGCGAGGGCGTAACCTCGGCCCCGATGTACGCCCGCGGGCAGGTTTTCGTCGGACTGGCCAACGGCGACAGCGGCGGGCAGGGGCGCGTGATCGCGCTGGATGCGGCGACCGGCGAGACGCAGTGGACGTTCTTCGTCGTGCCACGGCCGGGAGAGTTCGGCCATGACACGTGGCCACAGGACAACGAGAACTGGCGGCTCGGCGGCGGCGGCGTCTGGCTGGTCGGGACCGTCGATCCCGACCTGGGACTGGTCTATTTCTCGACCGGGAACCCGGTCCCGATGTTCGGGGGCGAGATCCGGGCCGGGGACAACCTGTTCACCGCGTCGGTGCTCGCCCTCGACATGGAGACGGGTGAGCGGCGCTGGCACTACCAGGTGGTCCGGCACGACATCTGGGACGCGGACATCGCCACGCCGCTGCTGCTCTACGAAGCGCAGGTGGACGGCGAGCCGCGCAAGGCGCTGGCCGCGATGCGGGCGGACGGCTACCTCTTCCTGTTCGATCGGGAGACCGGCGAACCGCTCGTCCCCATCGAGGAGCGGGCGGTGCCCCAGGATGCGTTCCTGCACACGGCGCCGACCCAGCCGTTTCCGGTGGGAGCGGAGAGCATCCTGCCCGACTGCTCGTTCTGGCGAGACCGTGTGCCACCGCCGTTCGAGTTGAATTGCAGCACGTACACGCCGCCGTCGGCGGACGACCACACCGTCGTGGCGCCCGGCGCGCCGATTCCTCGCGTGCGCGTCACGCCGATGTCGTTCAGCCCGGACACCGGCTACATCTATGCCCAGGGCCATGCCCATGTCGGGCGCGCCCGCCGCTTCGAGGATCCTTGGCTGTCGCGTCCGAGCGGCGGCCATATCAGCCTCCCGGACCCCATCGGCATCATGGCCGCCGTCGACCCGCGGACCAACCGGGTGGTGTGGAAGCAGGAGGTGCCGACTCCCCTGCTCGGCACGAGCGGTCCCCTCACCACCGCCGGCGGACTGATGTTCCGCGGCTCGCCCGGCGGGCAAGTCGAGGCGTACGACGCGCGGACCGGCGAACGCGTGTGGGCGTTCCAGACCACGCCCGCCGGTGCGCGGGTGCGACCCGGCCCGGCCGCTGCCTACGAGCTCGACGGCGAGCAGTTCATCGCCATCGCGATGGGCCGCGAGCTGTGGGCGTTCGGCCTCGGGGGCGCCGTCGCGGCGCGCGGCGAAGTGCCCGCGGACCCGTGGGCCGACCTCCCGCCTTCCGGTCCCGCCCTGCGGCGGACGGAGGCGATCGAGACCGCGACGCTTCTGGAGAATCCCTCCTGGTCCGTGGGCGGCCGGCGCTACGCCGTCGACGAACACGCGTTCAACCCGGTGCGCGCCCTCGTGACGGTCGGCGCAAGCGTGCGGTTCGTCAACAACGGCGAGATGTCGCACACGGTGGCGGCGCGCGACGGAAGCTGGTCCACCGGCCCCCTCCTGCCGGCGACATGGGAAGTGGTGACCTTCGACGAGCCCGGCACGTTCGTGTACCACTGCACCGAACACCCGTGGATGATCGGCGAGATCACCGTCGAGCCGTAG
- a CDS encoding PQQ-binding-like beta-propeller repeat protein, whose product MPGYLRSQHITRVVAVAVVFAAALLAGATAQAQRLTGTENGEWRYLGGDAGHTRSSALDQINGSNFSDLEVAWIWRGDNFGPNLDYFNRATPIYVDGVVYTVASPRRQVVAIDPATGETLWTFREPETVRHLRSPRQAYGKGVAYAEVNGRGVIFVTSPAFFLWALDAETGRPLENWGRQIPLDGFPASGGLDLIPPLVEDWGRWQDRSPSYDPGYGIPRELGMVTSSSPPIVVNGVVVVLVGHQPSYGQTRIENVPGDVMGVDAATGEVLWKFHMIPRPGEFGHDTWHNDAWQWSGDMSTWAPAAADPELGLVYLVTNASTVQSYAGHRPGDNLFGGCVLALDVRTGERRWHFQIHRSDQWNYDLPTAPILMDLTVDGETIPALIQNTKQGLVFAFNRETGEPIWPIEDRAVIQTEVPGNYTSPMQPYPTRPEPVDRIVTDGLTEEFVIDYTPELKQEALAILEHYRVGGLYVPALPENHTNDDFYNNVGCLGGGNVIPHPPVADPSTGMMFNSHRRSCGAPSFMRATGGVDEDDPDYARPGPGGATPNSTPTTGTTVAAWLPGGFRRPTPEQEPFVSVTGLPTLDGLRLYKPMDNQLTAYEMNTGDKAWSLPVGETAQVIRENPRLAGIDIPNAGGAGFSIQLVTGDLLVQTRSLSEGTRQIVPDAPLMLHGRDKYTGEILGSVELPAPGQYGMMTYLHEGKQYIVVQVGSIQTGFPGSLVAYALP is encoded by the coding sequence ATGCCTGGATATCTGAGATCGCAGCACATCACCCGCGTCGTGGCAGTCGCCGTCGTTTTCGCCGCAGCCCTGCTGGCTGGGGCCACCGCGCAGGCGCAACGCCTGACCGGCACCGAGAACGGCGAATGGCGCTACCTCGGCGGCGACGCCGGGCACACCCGCTCGTCGGCCCTCGACCAGATCAACGGCAGCAACTTCTCGGATCTGGAGGTTGCCTGGATCTGGCGGGGGGACAACTTCGGCCCGAACCTCGATTACTTCAACCGCGCCACGCCGATCTACGTCGACGGCGTCGTGTACACGGTCGCGTCGCCCCGCCGGCAGGTCGTGGCGATCGATCCCGCGACCGGCGAGACGCTCTGGACGTTCCGCGAGCCGGAGACGGTCCGGCATCTCCGCTCACCCCGGCAGGCCTACGGCAAGGGCGTCGCCTACGCCGAGGTCAACGGCCGCGGCGTGATCTTCGTTACGAGCCCCGCCTTCTTCCTCTGGGCGCTCGACGCGGAGACGGGTCGCCCGCTCGAGAACTGGGGACGGCAGATTCCACTGGACGGCTTTCCGGCGAGCGGCGGCCTGGATCTGATCCCGCCTCTCGTCGAGGACTGGGGGCGCTGGCAGGACCGCTCCCCCAGCTACGACCCGGGCTACGGCATCCCGCGCGAGCTGGGGATGGTGACCAGTTCGTCGCCCCCGATCGTCGTGAACGGCGTCGTCGTCGTGCTCGTCGGGCATCAGCCGAGCTACGGCCAGACGCGGATCGAGAACGTTCCGGGCGATGTGATGGGCGTCGATGCCGCGACCGGCGAGGTGCTCTGGAAGTTCCACATGATCCCGCGGCCCGGCGAGTTCGGCCACGACACCTGGCACAACGATGCTTGGCAGTGGTCGGGCGACATGTCGACCTGGGCGCCGGCCGCCGCCGACCCGGAGCTGGGCCTCGTCTACCTGGTGACCAACGCGTCGACGGTGCAGAGCTATGCGGGGCACCGGCCGGGCGACAACCTCTTCGGCGGCTGCGTGCTCGCCCTCGACGTCCGGACCGGTGAACGGCGGTGGCACTTCCAGATCCACCGGAGCGATCAGTGGAACTACGACCTGCCGACCGCGCCGATCCTGATGGATCTGACGGTGGACGGCGAGACCATTCCGGCCCTGATCCAGAACACGAAGCAGGGACTGGTTTTCGCCTTCAACCGGGAGACGGGCGAGCCGATTTGGCCGATCGAGGACCGGGCGGTGATCCAGACCGAGGTGCCGGGCAACTACACCTCACCGATGCAGCCGTACCCGACCCGGCCGGAGCCGGTCGACCGGATCGTGACCGACGGCCTGACCGAGGAGTTCGTCATCGACTACACGCCGGAGCTCAAGCAGGAAGCGCTGGCGATCCTGGAGCATTACCGTGTCGGTGGGCTGTACGTGCCGGCCTTGCCGGAGAACCACACGAACGACGACTTCTACAACAACGTCGGCTGCCTCGGCGGCGGCAACGTCATTCCGCATCCGCCGGTCGCCGATCCGAGCACCGGGATGATGTTCAACTCGCACCGCCGAAGCTGCGGTGCGCCGTCGTTCATGCGGGCGACGGGCGGGGTCGACGAGGACGACCCGGACTACGCGCGGCCCGGCCCGGGCGGGGCCACGCCGAATTCAACGCCCACCACCGGCACGACGGTCGCCGCGTGGCTGCCGGGCGGCTTCCGGCGTCCCACTCCGGAGCAGGAGCCGTTCGTCTCGGTGACGGGTCTGCCGACGCTGGACGGCCTGCGCCTCTACAAGCCGATGGACAACCAGCTCACCGCGTACGAGATGAACACCGGAGACAAGGCCTGGTCGCTGCCGGTGGGCGAGACGGCCCAGGTGATCCGCGAGAATCCGCGGCTGGCGGGTATCGACATCCCCAACGCAGGAGGCGCCGGCTTCTCCATCCAGCTGGTGACCGGCGACCTCCTGGTGCAGACCCGTTCGCTCAGCGAGGGGACCCGGCAGATCGTGCCGGACGCCCCGCTGATGCTGCATGGCCGCGACAAGTACACCGGCGAGATCCTCGGAAGCGTCGAGCTCCCCGCCCCCGGGCAGTACGGCATGATGACTTACCTGCACGAAGGGAAGCAGTACATCGTCGTGCAGGTCGGCAGCATTCAGACTGGTTTCCCCGGCTCGCTCGTGGCCTACGCGCTGCCGTAG